One Strix uralensis isolate ZFMK-TIS-50842 chromosome 9, bStrUra1, whole genome shotgun sequence DNA segment encodes these proteins:
- the LOC141946950 gene encoding lysophosphatidic acid receptor 6-like — MLSDILTSSYFACSSLHCLKRKHRTREFYKLRRRKSQQPELDTAQRLYLQVTFAVTELAGRKDEIFLCICICKQFWLRPALQKPMRAFLVLIRRELLHDPCSEGAYLNIFSPLFAEEKPAACFLQPLSLQIQIYPLCIPGDMNDTHVKSNISSTVELFQLIMYTPTFTLGLLFNVMALSFLFFKVKKLSESTVYMIALIFLDTLLLFTLPFKIISYHLQDNWNLGSLFCSTLESLYFVNMYGSILISLCICVDRYIAIQHPFTAPTLRSTKKAAMVCAVICLGTSAGTISTFQLHGEGQNISSCFHNFSKNTWENTGLLSALEITFFGSMAAMIFCTVQTIRCLRKHRRPDNPQTDTTRAEKIVVTNLVAFLVCFTPYHVAYFVYFLVKNNIIHTSSQQVLRDIVQVTLCWANLNCCLDGVCYYFVLKESLEDPLQNSEKTATRKP, encoded by the exons atGCTTTCTGACATCCTGACCAGCAGTTACTTCGCATGCAGCTCACTCCACtgccttaaaagaaaacacaggactCGTGAATTCTACaagctgagaaggagaaaaagtcaACAACCAGAGCTAGATACAGCCCAAAG GCTTTATTTACAGGTTACATTTGCTGTGACGGAACTGGCTGGAAGAAAGGACGAGATATTCCTGTGCATTTGCATTTGTAAGCAATTCTGGCTGAGACCAGCATTGCAGAAACCAATGAGAGCCTTCCTGGTCCTTATCAG AAGAGAATTACTTCATGACCCCTGCTCAGAGGGTGCCTACCTCAACATTTTTAGCCCCCTCTTTGCAGAggagaaaccagctgcatgtTTTCTGCAACCCCTGTCTCTGCAGATACAAATTTATCCACTGTG catACCTGGAGATATGAATGACACCCATGTCAAGAGCAATATCAGCAGTACCGTGGAACTGTTCCAGCTCATCATGTACACCCCCACATTTACCCTGGGATTGCTGTTCAATGTGATGGCTCTGTCATTCCtgttttttaaggttaaaaagCTCTCCGAATCTACAGTCTACATGATAGCTCTTATTTTCCTGGATACTTTGCTGTTGTTTactcttccttttaaaatcatttcCTACCACCTTCAGGACAACTGGAACTTGGGGTCTCTGTTTTGCTCCACCTTGGAGAGTCTTTACTTTGTAAACATGTATGGCAGCATCCTCATCTCCCTCTGCATCTGTGTAGACCGGTACATCGCTATCCAGCACCCTTTCACAGCTCCCACCCTGCGATCCACCAAGAAAGCTGCTATGGTCTGTGCTGTCATCTGCCTGGGCACCTCGGCCGGGACAATCTCTACTTTCCAACTGCATGGAGAGGGTCAAAACATCTCATCCTGCTTCCATAACTTCTCCAAGAACACGTGGGAAAACACAGGCCTGTTGAGCGCCTTGGAGATTACCTTCTTTGGCAGCATGGCAGCCATGATCTTCTGCACTGTTCAGACCATCAGGTGTTTGAGAAAGCACAGAAGACCAGACAACCCCCAGACAGACACCACCAGAGCAGAGAAGATAGTGGTGACAAACCTTGTGGCGTTTTTGGTCTGTTTCACACCCTATCACGTGGCATACTTCGTGTACTTTTTGGTGAAGAATAACATCATTCACACCAGTTCTCAGCAAGTGCTACGAGACATTGTTCAGGTCACCCTCTGCTGGGCAAACCTGAACTGCTGTCTTGATGGGGtgtgttattattttgttttaaaggagtcCTTGGAAGACCCGttacaaaacagtgaaaaaacagcCACGAGAAAGCCTTGA